A portion of the Bacillus thuringiensis genome contains these proteins:
- a CDS encoding ABC transporter ATP-binding protein — protein sequence MSVSKRLFQYAMKVKGTIFAAMLMLFIFVIAELAGPFVAKTMIDDHIVGIEKPWYETEKSEEAVSYNGAFYKRSDRFEQGETKGKEVRVMQVGFQYYFVPNKVNIEGSRTVKGDMITVQNGKAVQVYKAKALTKEEVFAFYKPEINRLLLLGGGYFALLVVVSLFAYGKQFFLQKAANKIIQIMREDVFSHIQTLPIRYFDHLPAGKIVSRVTNDTEAIRDLYVTVLATFVSSIIYIIGIFAALFLLDVKLASLCLLIIPILIVWAILYRKYASVYNHKMRSRLSDINGTVNESIQGMPIIQAFRQERETKKEFEELNGDYFKYQNKILNLNAATSHNLVSVLRNIAFTGVIWYFGGASLSATGIISLGVLYAFVDYLTRLFSPITNMVNQLANLEQARVASERVFELLEEKGEAVEEERMPRLKGNVKFDNVSFSYNGKDEVLKNISFEAKQGETVALVGHTGSGKSSIMNVLFQFYEFEKGKLTIDGHDVREMPKQATREHMGIVLQDPFLFSGTVASNVSLENEKISKERIIKALHDVGAERFANNINEEITEKGSTLSTGERQLISFARALAFDPAILILDEATSSIDTETEAMIQQALEVVKKGRTTFIIAHRLSTIKSADQIIVLDRGTILEKGSHDELMKKRGRYYDMYKTQMEGNQSA from the coding sequence ATGAGCGTTTCAAAACGATTATTTCAATATGCGATGAAAGTGAAAGGGACGATTTTTGCTGCGATGTTAATGTTATTTATTTTCGTCATTGCAGAGCTTGCTGGTCCTTTCGTTGCTAAAACGATGATTGATGATCATATCGTCGGGATAGAGAAACCTTGGTATGAAACAGAAAAGAGTGAAGAAGCTGTTTCATATAATGGGGCCTTTTATAAGCGAAGTGATCGCTTTGAACAAGGTGAGACAAAAGGTAAAGAAGTACGTGTGATGCAAGTCGGTTTTCAATATTATTTTGTACCGAATAAAGTGAATATTGAAGGGTCACGTACTGTAAAAGGTGATATGATTACCGTTCAAAATGGTAAGGCGGTGCAAGTGTATAAAGCGAAGGCATTAACGAAAGAAGAAGTGTTTGCGTTTTATAAACCAGAAATAAACCGTCTATTATTACTTGGTGGTGGCTATTTCGCTTTATTAGTAGTCGTATCGTTATTTGCATACGGAAAGCAGTTTTTCTTGCAGAAGGCAGCGAACAAAATTATTCAAATTATGAGGGAAGATGTTTTTTCTCATATTCAAACGTTGCCAATTCGGTACTTTGATCATTTACCGGCAGGGAAAATTGTTTCGCGTGTGACGAATGATACAGAGGCCATTCGTGATTTATATGTAACGGTGCTGGCAACATTCGTTTCTAGTATCATCTATATTATTGGGATATTCGCTGCGCTATTTTTATTAGATGTGAAGCTCGCTTCATTATGTTTATTAATTATCCCAATTTTAATTGTTTGGGCGATTCTTTATAGAAAATATGCGTCTGTATACAATCATAAAATGCGCTCTCGTTTATCTGATATTAACGGAACAGTGAATGAATCGATTCAAGGAATGCCGATTATTCAAGCGTTTCGTCAAGAGCGTGAAACGAAAAAAGAATTTGAAGAATTAAATGGCGATTATTTTAAGTATCAAAATAAAATCTTGAATTTAAATGCAGCAACTTCGCACAATTTAGTATCTGTATTAAGAAATATTGCTTTCACAGGAGTAATTTGGTATTTCGGTGGTGCGTCATTAAGTGCTACAGGTATTATTTCACTTGGGGTACTGTATGCGTTTGTTGATTATTTAACTCGATTATTCTCGCCAATTACGAATATGGTGAATCAGCTTGCAAACTTAGAGCAAGCGCGCGTTGCATCAGAACGTGTCTTTGAATTGTTAGAGGAAAAAGGGGAAGCGGTAGAAGAAGAACGTATGCCTCGTTTAAAAGGAAATGTGAAATTTGATAATGTATCATTCTCTTATAATGGAAAAGATGAAGTGCTAAAAAATATTTCTTTTGAAGCGAAACAAGGCGAGACAGTAGCACTTGTCGGTCATACTGGATCAGGAAAAAGCTCTATAATGAATGTACTCTTTCAATTTTATGAGTTTGAAAAAGGAAAGCTTACGATTGACGGTCACGATGTAAGAGAAATGCCGAAACAAGCAACTCGTGAGCATATGGGAATCGTACTGCAAGATCCGTTTTTATTTAGCGGGACGGTCGCTTCCAATGTAAGCTTAGAAAACGAAAAAATTTCAAAAGAGCGTATCATAAAAGCATTGCATGATGTTGGTGCTGAAAGATTTGCGAACAATATAAATGAAGAAATTACAGAAAAGGGAAGTACGCTTTCCACTGGTGAACGTCAGCTTATTTCGTTTGCTAGGGCGCTTGCTTTTGATCCAGCTATCTTAATTCTAGATGAAGCAACGTCTAGTATTGATACAGAAACAGAGGCGATGATTCAACAAGCACTAGAAGTTGTGAAAAAAGGAAGAACGACATTTATTATTGCGCACCGTCTTTCAACAATTAAAAGCGCAGATCAAATTATTGTACTCGATAGAGGAACGATTTTAGAAAAAGGTTCTCATGATGAACTAATGAAAAAGCGTGGGCGTTATTATGATATGTATAAAACGCAAATGGAAGGCAATCAGAGTGCTTAA
- a CDS encoding amino acid ABC transporter substrate-binding protein has translation MKKLFSVLAVTTLAIGIVAGCGKEEKKDTASQDALQKIKQSGELVIGTEGTYPPFTFHDSSNKLTGFDVELSEEVAKRLGVKPVFKETQWDSLLAGLDAKRFDMVANEVGIREDRQKKYDFSKPYISSSAALVIAKDKDKPATFADVKGLKGAQSLTSNYADIAKKNGAEIEGVEGFSQAAELLASGRVDFTINDKLSVLNYLETKKDAKIKIVDTEKEASQSGFLFRKGSDKLVQEVDKALEDMKKDGTYDKITKKWFGENVSK, from the coding sequence ATGAAGAAATTATTTTCAGTGCTTGCAGTAACTACATTAGCGATCGGGATTGTAGCCGGCTGCGGTAAAGAAGAGAAAAAAGATACAGCTAGTCAAGACGCGTTACAAAAGATTAAACAAAGCGGTGAACTTGTAATTGGTACAGAAGGTACATACCCACCATTTACGTTCCACGATTCAAGCAATAAATTAACTGGATTCGATGTTGAACTATCAGAAGAAGTTGCAAAACGTTTAGGTGTAAAACCTGTATTTAAAGAAACACAATGGGATAGCTTACTTGCTGGCCTTGATGCAAAACGTTTCGATATGGTTGCAAACGAAGTTGGTATTCGTGAAGATCGTCAAAAGAAATACGATTTCTCTAAACCATACATTTCATCTTCAGCGGCATTAGTTATCGCAAAAGATAAAGATAAGCCTGCTACATTTGCTGATGTAAAAGGGTTAAAAGGAGCACAATCTTTAACGAGTAACTATGCAGATATCGCTAAGAAAAACGGTGCAGAAATCGAAGGTGTAGAAGGATTTAGCCAAGCGGCAGAATTATTAGCTTCAGGACGCGTTGATTTTACAATTAATGATAAGTTATCAGTATTAAATTATTTAGAAACGAAAAAAGATGCAAAAATTAAAATTGTAGATACAGAAAAAGAAGCTTCACAAAGTGGATTCTTATTCCGTAAAGGTAGCGATAAGCTTGTACAAGAAGTAGATAAAGCGTTAGAAGATATGAAAAAAGACGGTACGTATGACAAAATAACGAAAAAATGGTTCGGTGAAAATGTATCTAAGTAG
- a CDS encoding amino acid ABC transporter permease: MYLSSALVSDRLSTWIDIMQSSFMPMLKEAVFTTIPLTLITFIIGIILATLTALARISGSRILQWIARIYVSIIRGTPLLVQLFIIFYGLPTLNIQVEPYTAAVVGFSLNVGAYASEIIRASILSIPKGQWEAAYTIGMTYPQALKRVILPQATRVSIPPLSNTFISLVKDTSLASLILVTEMFRKAQEIAAMNYEFLIVYFEAGLIYWVICFLLSIVQQMLEKRSERYTLK, encoded by the coding sequence ATGTATCTAAGTAGTGCATTAGTTTCAGATCGATTGTCTACTTGGATAGATATTATGCAGTCTTCCTTCATGCCTATGCTGAAGGAAGCTGTTTTTACAACAATTCCATTAACGCTTATTACATTTATTATCGGGATTATACTGGCGACGTTAACAGCGCTCGCACGTATTTCAGGTAGTCGTATTTTACAATGGATTGCTCGTATCTATGTATCTATCATTCGCGGAACGCCACTTCTTGTACAATTATTTATTATTTTCTATGGTCTTCCAACTCTTAACATTCAAGTTGAGCCATATACAGCAGCAGTTGTTGGATTTTCATTAAATGTCGGTGCATATGCATCTGAAATTATTCGTGCTTCTATCCTTTCAATTCCGAAAGGGCAGTGGGAAGCAGCTTACACAATTGGGATGACATACCCGCAAGCGTTAAAACGTGTTATTTTACCACAAGCGACGCGTGTATCAATCCCGCCGCTTTCAAATACATTTATTAGCTTAGTGAAGGATACTTCATTAGCATCGTTAATTTTAGTAACAGAAATGTTCCGAAAAGCGCAGGAAATTGCGGCGATGAACTACGAGTTTTTAATTGTTTATTTTGAAGCAGGTCTTATTTATTGGGTTATTTGTTTCTTATTATCAATCGTACAACAGATGTTAGAAAAGCGTTCAGAACGCTATACGTTAAAATAA
- a CDS encoding amino acid ABC transporter ATP-binding protein, giving the protein MISIQHLQKSFGDNTVLKHIDLSVEKGEVVVIIGPSGSGKTTFLRCLNVLETPNAGNIRIGNKELNFSQKVSKKDIVNLRTQTGMVFQHHNLFPHLTALQNVMEGLVTVKKMGKEEAKKKANYFLEKVGLADKVDLYPFQLSGGQQQRVGIARALAMEPEVLLFDEPTSALDPELVQEVLKVMKELAKEGMTMVIVTHEMRFAHQIANRVIFMDGGVVVEQGTPEDVFTNPKEERTKKFLQMLQ; this is encoded by the coding sequence ATGATTTCAATTCAACATTTACAAAAAAGTTTCGGAGATAATACCGTACTAAAGCATATAGATTTATCAGTTGAGAAAGGTGAGGTTGTTGTTATTATCGGGCCATCTGGATCTGGTAAAACGACATTCTTACGTTGTCTTAACGTACTAGAAACGCCAAACGCCGGTAACATTCGTATCGGCAATAAAGAGCTTAACTTCTCTCAAAAAGTATCGAAGAAAGATATTGTAAATCTTCGTACACAAACAGGGATGGTGTTCCAACATCATAACTTATTCCCTCATTTAACAGCACTTCAAAACGTAATGGAAGGGCTCGTTACAGTGAAAAAGATGGGGAAAGAAGAAGCAAAGAAAAAAGCAAACTATTTCCTTGAAAAAGTTGGTTTAGCAGATAAAGTGGATTTATATCCGTTCCAATTATCAGGTGGTCAACAACAGCGCGTTGGAATTGCGCGCGCGCTGGCGATGGAGCCAGAAGTGTTACTATTTGATGAACCGACTTCAGCGCTTGATCCTGAACTCGTTCAAGAGGTTTTAAAAGTAATGAAAGAACTTGCTAAAGAAGGCATGACGATGGTTATTGTAACGCACGAAATGCGTTTTGCACATCAAATTGCCAACCGTGTTATTTTCATGGATGGTGGTGTCGTTGTCGAACAAGGTACACCAGAAGATGTATTTACAAATCCAAAAGAAGAACGCACGAAAAAGTTTTTACAAATGTTACAGTAA
- the sasP gene encoding small acid-soluble spore protein, SasP family, protein MANQSSYNQLVVPGATAAIDQMKYEIAQEFGVQLGADSTARANGSVGGEITKRLVAMAEQSLGGFQK, encoded by the coding sequence ATGGCAAACCAAAGTTCTTACAATCAATTAGTAGTACCAGGTGCAACAGCTGCAATCGATCAAATGAAGTACGAAATCGCTCAAGAATTTGGTGTACAATTAGGAGCAGATTCTACGGCTCGCGCTAACGGTTCAGTTGGTGGAGAAATTACAAAACGTCTAGTTGCAATGGCTGAGCAAAGCCTTGGCGGATTCCAAAAATAA
- a CDS encoding YheC/YheD family protein, whose protein sequence is MKEHIYTLNISDEHPNSITLPYVFSITPPITSLSFGIRHIASEEVKIHYSFTREIIIGKHIAEKLLLPQSTTIHAFTQNQTIIFGPLIGIFTTGFNDDSSNPLGNRSIALSELLTPPFSLRPFVFVFGVQHINWEEETIEGYFFQEKQWIKKKVPLPNVIYDRLPNRQAENYKPIVRAKRKLEYDYSIPWFNPGFFNKWEVHQLLIKDESIRHLLPNTEAFQHFEQVERFLGTYKSVYMKPIHGSFGRNIHQIFYSQTENCYYCRYRENEKNKLRKYQSLETLLNHVLKGHDLKKFIVQQGISLLRFDGQPVDFRIHTNKNHFGNWIVSAIVAKIAGKGSLTTHVNSGGDTKLLQELFPDSTKQVQIENKLKHTALQISYALDEQVTGNIGEIGFDIGLDTKENPWLFEANSKPGRTVFQDEKLKEQSEMTRQLFYEYAVYLTEHSLRDTKEKMSQIKSGTSSNTEHIPSPMIHSQIQKQKLPPR, encoded by the coding sequence TTGAAAGAACATATATATACATTAAACATTTCAGATGAACATCCAAATAGCATTACTTTACCTTACGTTTTTTCTATTACGCCACCTATTACATCCCTCTCCTTCGGTATACGTCACATTGCAAGTGAAGAGGTGAAAATTCATTATTCCTTTACTCGCGAAATTATTATCGGAAAACATATTGCCGAAAAACTTTTACTACCTCAATCAACTACTATTCATGCATTCACACAAAACCAAACAATTATTTTCGGACCATTAATCGGCATTTTTACAACTGGCTTTAATGATGATTCTTCTAACCCTTTAGGAAATCGTTCAATTGCTCTCAGTGAGTTGTTAACACCACCATTCTCATTACGACCGTTCGTATTCGTCTTTGGCGTTCAGCATATAAACTGGGAAGAAGAAACGATTGAAGGATATTTCTTTCAAGAAAAACAATGGATAAAGAAAAAGGTCCCTTTACCAAATGTTATTTACGATCGATTACCGAATCGACAAGCAGAAAATTATAAACCGATCGTCAGAGCAAAAAGAAAGTTAGAATATGACTACTCCATTCCATGGTTTAACCCAGGATTTTTCAATAAATGGGAAGTTCATCAACTTCTTATAAAAGACGAATCAATTAGACACTTATTACCAAACACAGAAGCATTTCAGCATTTTGAACAAGTAGAACGGTTTCTTGGCACGTATAAATCTGTGTACATGAAACCAATACACGGGAGCTTTGGTAGAAATATTCATCAAATATTTTATTCTCAAACAGAGAATTGCTACTACTGTCGTTATCGCGAAAATGAAAAAAATAAACTGAGAAAGTATCAATCATTAGAAACTCTTCTAAACCACGTATTAAAAGGACATGATCTAAAAAAGTTTATCGTACAGCAAGGTATTTCATTACTTCGCTTCGATGGGCAACCTGTTGATTTCCGCATTCATACAAATAAAAACCATTTCGGTAATTGGATAGTTAGTGCAATCGTCGCCAAAATCGCCGGCAAAGGCAGTTTAACAACGCACGTAAATAGCGGCGGTGATACAAAATTGCTACAAGAGCTTTTTCCAGATTCAACGAAACAAGTTCAAATTGAAAATAAATTAAAACATACTGCCTTACAAATAAGTTACGCGCTCGATGAACAAGTAACCGGAAATATTGGAGAAATCGGTTTTGATATCGGTTTAGACACAAAGGAAAATCCGTGGCTCTTTGAAGCTAACTCTAAACCTGGGCGAACTGTATTCCAAGATGAAAAATTAAAAGAACAAAGTGAAATGACGCGCCAATTATTTTACGAATATGCCGTCTACTTAACTGAACATTCTTTACGTGATACAAAAGAAAAAATGTCTCAAATCAAATCCGGGACTTCATCAAACACCGAACATATCCCTTCTCCTATGATTCACTCACAAATACAAAAACAAAAACTTCCACCTAGATAA
- a CDS encoding YheC/YheD family protein: MVLGLLASKLHYEQTYYTEIAKRARLYHNVVAQFTPFCIDPKTDLVSGLIYDTDTGKWKEQTFPIPSYIYDRYSFHEETNFEKAKSIIHSLHNRPSTTFLNNTLINLSELHDLFLTNKKLSPYIPKFEVATIQNIFKLLLKTKDIIIRPTNTHSKDNLYRVAYKNKTFHIDTVNEKYHTSLPLKRTDEFISWCKSNIPSSRYIAHTMLQPPNQLTYPLHIRTILQKNKEQTWNVIGQFIQKSSFPNQLLPSATADDSLHSFSKIKYVLSSTGVQLLQDALHDIINEVFQTLDQSYSSLFELELSTIMDQKGAIWLMYVNTLPPYEQYIRHSDSLAEKIFHGPLKFSRFTP; encoded by the coding sequence TTGGTTCTCGGTCTTTTAGCTTCTAAACTTCATTATGAGCAAACGTATTACACCGAAATCGCTAAACGCGCTCGGCTTTATCATAATGTCGTTGCTCAGTTTACGCCATTTTGTATTGATCCTAAAACAGACCTTGTTTCTGGTCTTATTTACGATACAGATACAGGAAAATGGAAAGAGCAAACATTCCCTATTCCTTCTTATATATATGATCGTTATTCTTTTCACGAGGAAACAAACTTTGAAAAAGCAAAATCAATTATTCACTCTTTGCACAATCGTCCTTCCACTACCTTTTTAAATAACACACTTATTAACTTAAGTGAACTACATGATTTATTTCTCACTAATAAAAAACTGTCTCCTTATATACCAAAATTTGAAGTGGCAACGATACAAAACATTTTTAAACTGTTGTTAAAAACTAAAGACATTATTATACGCCCCACTAATACACATTCAAAGGATAACTTATATCGAGTTGCTTACAAAAATAAAACGTTTCATATCGATACAGTAAATGAAAAATACCATACTTCTCTTCCATTAAAACGGACAGACGAATTTATATCTTGGTGTAAATCTAACATACCTTCATCACGTTACATAGCACACACTATGCTACAACCACCAAATCAATTAACATATCCACTCCACATTCGAACCATTTTGCAAAAAAACAAAGAACAAACTTGGAATGTTATCGGTCAATTTATACAAAAAAGCTCATTTCCTAATCAACTTTTACCCTCAGCAACGGCCGATGATTCATTACATTCATTTTCAAAAATTAAATACGTACTATCTAGTACGGGTGTGCAACTATTGCAAGACGCTTTACACGACATTATAAATGAAGTATTCCAAACACTAGATCAGTCTTATTCTTCGTTATTTGAACTAGAACTTTCCACAATTATGGATCAAAAAGGCGCAATTTGGCTTATGTATGTCAACACGCTTCCCCCTTACGAACAATACATTCGTCATAGTGATTCATTAGCTGAAAAGATATTTCACGGACCACTTAAATTCAGTCGCTTTACACCATAA
- a CDS encoding DUF445 domain-containing protein, whose product MNIWLNMLTTTGLGAIIGGYTNHLAIKMLFRPHRPIYIGKFQVPFTPGLIPKRRDELAVQLGNMVVEHLLTPEGIGKKLTNEEFQKGLIHWVQVEVDKVITNEQSLRHMLEKWNVAHVEEEATRKIEHVITEKIHAFLAEYYTYTWEQALPHSVNEKVENVIPNVSAFILERGISFFESEEGKARLSKMIDDFFASRGTLLNLVGMFLGNVSVVDRVQPEVIKFLGQDGTKQLLTDVLQKEWEKLKGRDVKELEAFVEKEMIVSSVLSAVKVEETVSKFLNQSVQQACEPVRETIIEKVVPSAVTKGLKWGTENVESILNNLHLAEIVQQEVSTFSTERLEDLVLSITKNELKMITYLGALLGGMIGLVQGLLLLFLR is encoded by the coding sequence ATGAATATATGGTTAAATATGTTAACGACGACAGGACTCGGAGCGATTATTGGAGGATATACGAATCATTTAGCGATAAAAATGTTATTTCGTCCTCATCGTCCTATTTATATCGGAAAGTTTCAAGTTCCATTTACACCAGGGTTAATTCCGAAGCGTCGTGATGAACTTGCTGTTCAATTAGGAAATATGGTTGTAGAACATTTGTTAACACCAGAAGGAATCGGAAAAAAGCTAACAAATGAAGAGTTTCAAAAAGGTTTAATCCACTGGGTGCAAGTAGAAGTGGATAAAGTAATTACGAATGAACAATCACTGCGACATATGTTAGAAAAATGGAATGTAGCGCATGTAGAAGAAGAAGCGACTCGAAAAATCGAACATGTTATTACAGAAAAAATTCATGCATTTTTAGCAGAGTATTATACATATACATGGGAACAGGCTTTACCTCATTCTGTAAATGAAAAAGTAGAGAATGTGATTCCGAATGTCTCGGCGTTTATTTTAGAGCGAGGAATTAGCTTTTTTGAAAGTGAAGAAGGGAAAGCACGTCTTTCAAAAATGATTGATGATTTCTTCGCTTCTCGCGGAACGCTACTTAACTTAGTCGGAATGTTTTTAGGAAATGTAAGTGTAGTGGATCGTGTGCAGCCAGAAGTTATTAAGTTTTTAGGTCAAGATGGTACAAAGCAGCTTTTAACTGACGTACTGCAAAAAGAGTGGGAAAAGTTAAAAGGAAGAGATGTAAAAGAATTAGAAGCATTTGTAGAGAAAGAAATGATTGTAAGCTCCGTGCTGTCAGCAGTTAAAGTAGAGGAAACTGTGAGTAAGTTTTTAAATCAATCTGTTCAGCAAGCATGTGAACCAGTTCGAGAAACAATTATTGAAAAAGTGGTTCCAAGCGCAGTAACGAAAGGCTTGAAGTGGGGAACAGAAAACGTAGAGAGTATACTAAACAATCTACACCTTGCGGAAATTGTCCAGCAAGAAGTGTCTACATTTTCAACAGAAAGATTAGAAGACTTAGTTCTGTCTATTACAAAAAACGAATTGAAAATGATTACGTATTTAGGGGCGTTATTAGGCGGAATGATTGGTCTCGTGCAAGGATTGTTATTATTGTTTCTTAGATAA
- a CDS encoding YlbF/YmcA family competence regulator has protein sequence MTKNIHDVAYELQKAIAENEDFKTLKESYAAVQGDAASKNLFDEFRTMQLGLQQKMMQGQEITEEDNQKAQEVVARIQQDAKITKLMETEQRLNVVIGDVNKIIMKPLEELYSAQQQA, from the coding sequence ATGACAAAGAACATTCATGATGTTGCATATGAATTACAAAAAGCAATCGCTGAAAACGAAGACTTCAAAACGTTAAAAGAGAGCTACGCGGCAGTACAAGGAGATGCAGCTTCAAAGAACTTATTTGATGAGTTCCGTACAATGCAACTTGGCCTACAACAAAAAATGATGCAAGGTCAAGAAATCACTGAAGAAGACAACCAAAAAGCACAAGAAGTTGTAGCTCGCATTCAACAAGATGCTAAGATTACAAAATTAATGGAAACTGAGCAACGCCTAAACGTTGTAATCGGTGACGTTAACAAAATTATCATGAAGCCACTTGAAGAATTATATAGCGCGCAACAACAAGCGTAA
- a CDS encoding NDxxF motif lipoprotein, with product MKKYILYPLILLTMLFLSACSNSVQPKEENDVQSIKDVAIKVPENIFSSSKKNETISEDEMKQNIKNYIDYSWELSENIIPLASTNSDKNFTESDREKLQKLIDLAKQNDMNFHEFISNNNLPTDYKKPSKEIYAFMSSSTDIFVELDQELDKLTQDGNLFKANFSFTKRLEKINGRKQKEIETFLNEKNIKTSINSNKKN from the coding sequence ATGAAAAAGTATATTTTATATCCACTCATTTTACTTACAATGTTATTTCTATCAGCTTGTTCAAACAGTGTACAACCTAAGGAAGAAAACGATGTACAATCTATTAAAGATGTTGCTATTAAAGTTCCAGAAAATATATTTAGTTCCTCAAAGAAAAACGAAACTATTAGTGAAGACGAAATGAAACAAAATATAAAAAATTATATAGATTATAGTTGGGAGTTATCTGAAAATATTATCCCTCTCGCTTCAACAAATTCTGATAAGAATTTCACGGAATCTGACCGAGAAAAATTACAAAAACTAATTGATTTAGCGAAACAAAACGATATGAATTTCCATGAGTTTATTAGTAATAATAATTTACCTACTGATTATAAAAAACCTTCAAAAGAAATCTATGCATTTATGTCATCATCTACGGATATTTTCGTAGAGCTAGATCAAGAATTAGACAAACTCACCCAAGATGGTAACTTATTCAAAGCCAATTTTTCTTTTACAAAACGCCTTGAGAAAATAAATGGGAGGAAACAAAAAGAGATTGAAACGTTTTTGAACGAAAAAAATATTAAAACTTCAATTAACAGCAATAAAAAAAATTAA
- a CDS encoding HAAS signaling domain-containing protein — protein sequence MNKNEFLEQLSSSLWNMPNSEKEDIISEYETHFISGKQDGISEEEISKKLGNPKTIAKELTVSHAISNADNRRSLKNIMTALFSVMSLSVLNFICIIIAFFVLLFLLPLLLALIIATPLLIISPILLIGLGFFKGFHQISYSDVYNVFIAFCIGLLISVISYQMIKHIYSLLVKYLKWNLAILQRY from the coding sequence ATGAACAAAAATGAATTTTTAGAACAACTTAGTTCTTCCCTATGGAATATGCCTAATTCAGAAAAGGAGGATATTATCTCGGAGTACGAAACTCATTTTATTAGTGGTAAACAAGATGGAATATCTGAAGAGGAAATTTCTAAAAAGCTAGGAAACCCTAAAACTATCGCTAAAGAACTTACTGTTTCACATGCAATAAGCAACGCTGACAATAGACGCAGCCTAAAAAATATTATGACAGCACTGTTTTCTGTTATGAGCTTAAGTGTTTTAAACTTTATATGTATCATTATCGCTTTTTTCGTACTACTCTTTCTATTACCGCTTCTTCTAGCACTTATAATTGCCACTCCGTTATTAATTATTTCACCTATCTTATTAATAGGATTAGGATTCTTTAAAGGGTTTCATCAAATCAGTTATTCCGATGTTTACAATGTATTCATAGCTTTTTGCATCGGCTTACTAATATCCGTCATATCTTACCAAATGATAAAACATATATACTCACTTTTAGTTAAGTATTTAAAATGGAATTTAGCTATTTTACAAAGATACTAA